One window of Pelobates fuscus isolate aPelFus1 chromosome 9, aPelFus1.pri, whole genome shotgun sequence genomic DNA carries:
- the SPACA9 gene encoding sperm acrosome-associated protein 9, with product MNAVKENLKFLQQRCKLFKQQQVTFITALERCRENAHDRIKPVQTLEKVQNYLDSYCNNSTDRRILTLFLSLCSEIQDFCIQLNELQFETRGIKTNLEENFNLLNPANDLSGLKAKYPHDVINHLSCDEAKNFYGGIVSLLPLVMDNIQESIAKMEKLHSLALHQRGNESSDITGDQDPMQTTGVQTRVSHRDSKKGLTESLKPAWKPSGSFTC from the exons ATGAATGCCGTAAAGGAGAATCTCAAGTTCCTACAGCAACGCTGTAAACTATTTAAACAGCAGCAGGTAACGTTTATCACAGCTCTGGAGCGATGCCGTGAGAATGCCCACGATCGAATCAAGCCAGTACAGACCCTAGAAAAG GTACAAAACTACTTGGACAGTTATTGCAATAACAGTACAGACCGACGCATCCTTACCTTGTTTTTGAGCCTCTGCTCTGAGATCCAAGATTTTTGCATACAACTCAACGAACTGCAGTTTGAGACAAGAGGCATTAAAACTAATTTAGAAGAAAACTTCAACCTTCTCAATCCAGCCAATGACTTGTCTGGTCTGAAAGCCAA GTATCCACACGATGTGATCAACCATCTCAGTTGTGATGAAGCAAAGAATTTCTATGGAGGGATAGTGAGCCTGTTACCACTTGTCATGGACAATATTCAAGAATCTATAGCCAAGATGGAGAAACTGCATTCACTGGCCTTGCATCAGAGAGGAAATGAGAGCAGTGATATCACAGGAGACCAGGATCCCATGCAAACCACAGGGGTGCAAACTAGGGTCAGTCATCGTGATAGCAAGAAAGGCCTTACAGAGTCTTTGAAGCCAGCTTGGAAGCCAAGTGGAAGTTTCACTTGTTAA